In Zingiber officinale cultivar Zhangliang chromosome 1A, Zo_v1.1, whole genome shotgun sequence, the DNA window TGAACCACTGATTTCCAAGGAAGCACTTGTGCAGGCGATCTAATTGATTCATGCTAGCTTTTGTTAAATCTCGTTCCATCTCACAGTCTCTGTGTTTTCATTTCACGTTCTAgtgaataaaatttaaaacaaataatgTAATTCTCATGTTGGTCCTCAGATAACTGTTTCACTTCCTGGTAAATGTACCACTACATGAGCGTatcgaatttatttaaaaaaaaaaggtttttcaTAACAATTTTCCATACAGATTTTCATGAAAAGAGCCTGGTCGAGTTGTAAGGATGATTAGTTTGAAACTCTTCTTAATTGCAATGAATTAGCCTCTCTTACACATGTTGGACACACATCATCTTTCTAATATGCTATTCGGTGGCCCCTGGACTTGGCTACCTTTTTTTTATCAAATAGTATGCTATTAGGTGACTTTAGCatctttttagtattttttttagtaaGCACTAGTTATATAGCAAATGGAGTCTGTTACTAGACTATTTTACTGGATGAGCCAAAAGTTAGATGTTCAAATAGGTTTAACTTTATATCTTATATCAGAacactttataaattataatcaaagataatgaattttttaaattcaaattttaaccTCTTTATTGTATCTCCTCATTTTCCATCCCTCGTCAACTTCAGATAAGTAGCGAGgggtaagatttttttaaaaaataaaatattcttttgaAAACTCTTCAAATATATATTAACTAAGAATATATAACCTTAGTTACTTGAAAAATACACTTTGCCCATTTACCATGCTCAGGAGGATTATGTCATCTCACTATACTATATTATACTAACATGTGCTATACttgacaaaaataataatttaacacTTATGAAGagcccatttatttcaatttgaatTCGTTTTGTTACTATCTAGTTGATAATTGATAAATTATAACAATCTCAATATGTACCTTCGAATTTCTAACAATATTATGATTTTATTGCTTTTTTTTCTTCTGAATCGGAAGTCAAATTTGTCGATGATCACTAGAGCGATAAATGAATCAAGTGTTCATGAACAAGTTTAGTGTTCGATTTAttaaaagtttatttatgttcgttcaatatacataagattaattaaataaaacaacttgaacaactcgttaagctaaataaacaagcttgaacacatatatttagtttattaacgttcgtgaataatgttcacaaacaatatttattaataaaactcttttcaatatgctaaataaaataataaataaaataattaaatttaaattatcaagcttaataatcaatcaaacaactaaaagttttaaataatcaaataagtatgaattgagaacttgataacatctaaatgaaccaagctcaagccaagctcgaactaagctcaagccaagcttggattgagagtttgataatatctaaacaaaccaagctcaagctcataaaaaataaaccaagccaagcttaaaTACTCGTTTCAAAAGCATtgttcattttaagctcagctCGACTtggtttaattattttattaaataaatttgaatgttCTAAAGATCGActcgactcgactcgactcagTTCGACtcgatttgatttgtttaccaCCATAGTGATCACCAGAATCTGCCAAGGTTAAACCGGGTTTGGACGCATAGTAGGCCTAGTTACACTTACAAGGGCTAATCTCACTGCACGGGCTACCGCCTACCGACCGCCATTCCTCCCTCTCATTGCTTCGTAGCAAATCGCCATGGCGTTCCGAACCCTCCTCGCCAAGAAGACGCTAGCACTCGCCTCTAGCTTCGCCCCCGTTTCGGCCTCCGGGGATCGATGGCTTGGAGCGAGTCTCCACCGGGTCCGGACCCTCACTGTCGCCTCCCTTCCGGACCTTCCCTACGACTACGGCGCCCTTGAGCCAATCATCAGCGGAGAGATCATGAAGATCCACCATCAGAAGCACCATCAGACGTACATCACCAACTACAACAACGCTCTCGAGAAGCTCGACGCGGCAATCGCTAAGGGTGACGCGTCGGCCGTCGTCCAGCTGCAGAGCGCCATCAAGTTCAATGGGGGAGGTTTTGTTTTTCCGTGATCTtcgttttttgttctttttttttaaaatgttttttaatttttaagatttcGGGTTGGATCGTGATTTAATGGACGTATTTGAACTTGTTAGGGTTTCATAGTCGTTCTTTTCGAGTTCGGTACGCATGCTAGCTTTAGAAGGACGTTCTATTCCATCTCCGTTATAATTCCTCGTGCGTATGTGGCTTAAGATTTAACAGTTATCATGATCTTGCTAGATGTTGATTCAGATGTCTTGTCCAAAACATAATTTTTAGCTGGCAAaaatctattttattatttttatgtgcCCATTCAGGTACCTGATAGTGTTGATAGATAGTTGGTGATAAGATGAAAAAAATGGTTTTGTGATACTTAATCGCATTGATTGTTTCGACACGGTATCAAATTGCTTTCTTTTGCAGGTCATGTCAACCACACAATATTTTGGCAAAATCTGAAGCCGACAAATGTAATCAATAATCATTGGAACATCTTGTTTTTCATGTTCCCACAAATTTGATAATGGAATAAGCATGCAGGAAGGTGGAGGTGAGCCACCACACAGCACACTAGGTTGGGCAATCGACACAAACTTTGGTTCTTTGGAGGCTCTGGTCCAGAAAATGAATGCAGAAGGTGCTGCATTACAAGGTTCTGGGTGGGTGGTGAGTAGGATGACCCCTCATAGACCATATTTGTTTGTTGTACAGTGACCTCTCGCTGATTCACTTTGACAATATGCATAACAGTGGCTAGCTTTGGATAAGGGCAGTAAGAAACTCAGTGTTGAAACAACTGCAAATCAAGTAAGACAATTTTTTGCCATCATTGTGAATATTCTTACCTCATCAGATTTGGTTTCTGTTATGCTTTTGTTCTGTGCACAACATCGTATTGGTCGGCAAGTTCATCCAAGTAAAAGACTAGGCTagtctcttttaaattataatcAATAAAGCTCTAGAGTATGAAGTCATGGAAGCTATGTTGATGAATCACGGGATGACCAAATCTGCAAAATGCAAAGCTGTCTGTTACCTCTATGTTAAAAATGAGTCCATTTAATTTTCAATGGAACTCTTGCAATATTTTGGCTGCTTTTCCTTGACATCATTTAGTTGTTTCCTTGATTGGAATAGAAGACTGCAGACAACTTGCACTTCAGTTCAAAGATGCATTTGTTTTTCATCTTACTTAAATCTCCTTTTTCATCATTGCATTAAATTAAACTGaatcatttttagttttcattagaaATCATGAATAGAATAGAATAACTAAAGGTTTTCCCCTTAATTAGGGCTCACAATTGGGAACGTGTCCATACCAGGTCCAGATTATATGATTTTCATGTGCAACATGCCCCTGGATTTATTCAATTAAGATAGATTATGCGATGCTACTAATGTCGTTTGGAACATTAAATGAAGAATTGTGGCTTGTACATTTTTGGATGTTAGTTACTTAGTTACGCATAATTTGGAGATGCCTAACCACCACATGGAAAGAGCTAAGGCTTATGAATATAAGTCTAATTGATGTTTGAATGTCATATACGAGATTGGTAGGTTCCTATGCTAATAGCCCAAATGTGTAACTCTGATTTTTGCATGTAATGCATTGCTggtttaatgatttaaaagtgtAGATTTAGAAGATC includes these proteins:
- the LOC122038204 gene encoding superoxide dismutase [Mn], mitochondrial-like; amino-acid sequence: MAFRTLLAKKTLALASSFAPVSASGDRWLGASLHRVRTLTVASLPDLPYDYGALEPIISGEIMKIHHQKHHQTYITNYNNALEKLDAAIAKGDASAVVQLQSAIKFNGGGHVNHTIFWQNLKPTNEGGGEPPHSTLGWAIDTNFGSLEALVQKMNAEGAALQGSGWVWLALDKGSKKLSVETTANQDPLVTKGATLVPLLGIDVWEHAYYLQYKNVRPDYLKSVWKVINWKYASEVYDRETA